A region of Salvelinus alpinus chromosome 6, SLU_Salpinus.1, whole genome shotgun sequence DNA encodes the following proteins:
- the paics gene encoding bifunctional phosphoribosylaminoimidazole carboxylase/phosphoribosylaminoimidazole succinocarboxamide synthetase isoform X2 yields the protein MASPSELKLGQKLNEGKTKQIFELADEPGHVLVQSKDQITAGNAARKDQMEGKAAIANRTTSCVFKLLQEAGIKTAFVRQQSEQAFVAAHCEMIPIEWVCRRVATGSFLKRNPGVKEGYRFSPLKMEMFFKDDANNDPQWSEEQLLETKLSLAGLTIGRCEVDIMNRSTVAIFEVLERAWATQNCTLVDMKIEFGVNVSTKEIVLADVIDNDSWRLWPAGDRSQQKDKQVYRDLKEVTPEAMQMVKRNFEWVSESVKRLLEPQASGRVVVLMGSISDTAHCEKIRKACGSYGIPCDLRVTSAHKGPDETLRIKAEYEGDGVPTVFVAVAGRSNGLGPVMSGNTVYPVINCPPITPNWGAQDIWSSLRMPSGLGCSTVLSPEAAAQFAAQIFGLSDHLVWSKLRASMLNTWVSLKQADKKLQACSL from the exons ATGGCGTCTCCATCAG AGCTGAAACTGGGACAGAAACTAAATGAGGGAAAGACCAAGCAGATTTTCGAGCTCGCAGATGAGCCAGGCCATGTTTTGGTCCAGTCAAAGGACCAAATCACAGCAGGGAATGCGGCGAGGAAGGACCAGATGGAGGGCAAGGCCGCGATAGCAAACAGAACCACGAGCTGTGTTTTCAAGTTGCTGCAGGAGGCGG GCATTAAGACAGCTTTTGTGAGGCAGCAGTCGGAGCAGGCGTTCGTGGCGGCCCACTGTGAGATGATTCCAATCGAGTGGGTCTGTCGGAGGGTGGCCACCGGATCCTTTCTCAAGAGGAACCCAGGGGTCAAGGAGGGCTACAGGTTCTCCCCCCTGAAAATGGAAATGTTCTTCAAG GATGATGCCAACAATGACCCTCAATGGTCAGAGGAGCAGCTGCTGGAAACTAAGTTATCTCTGGCTGGGCTCACCATTGGCCGCTGTGAGGTGGACATCATGAACCGCAGCACTGTGGCCATCTTTGAGGTCCTGGAGAGGGCTTGGGCCACCCAGAACTGCACCCTTGTAGACATGAAG ATTGAGTTTGGTGTGAATGTGAGCACTAAAGAGATTGTGCTTGCTGACGTGATTGACAATGACTCCTGGAGGCTGTGGCCAGCGGGAGATCGGAGTCAGCAGAAAGACAAACAG GTGTACCGGGACCTGAAGGAGGTGACTCCTGAAGCTATGCAGATGGTGAAGAGGAACTTTGAGTGGGTCTCTGAAAGCGTGAAG CGGCTGCTGGAGCCCCAGGCCAGTGGCAGAGTGGTGGTTCTAATGGGCTCCATCTCTGACACGGCCCACTGTGAGAAGATCAGGAAGGCCTGTGGCTCCTACGGAATCCCCTGTGACCTCAGAGTCACCTCAGCACACAAAGGACCAGATGAAACTCTCCGCATCAAAGCTGAATATGAAG GTGACGGAGTACCAactgtgtttgtggctgtggcggGCAGAAGCAACGGCCTTGGTCCAGTGATGTCAGGAAACACCGTCTACCCAGTCATCAACTGCCCTCCTATCACCCCCAACTGGGGGGCACAGGACATCTGGTCATCCCTTCGCATGCCAAGCG GTCTTGGCTGCTCCACCGTCCTCTCCCCAGAAGCTGCGGCCCAGTTTGCTGCTCAGATCTTCGGGCTCAGTGACCACCTGGTGTGGTCCAAACTGCGAGCCTCCATGCTCAACACCTGGGTGTCTCTGAAGCAGGCTGACAAGAAGCTGCAGGCCTGCAGCCTGTGA